Proteins found in one Gardnerella vaginalis ATCC 14018 = JCM 11026 genomic segment:
- a CDS encoding variant leucine-rich repeat-containing protein, whose product MNINIEHLNQVQENTENFHKTQTKDLPPKPPIILTEQVACCENTDKEILWHIARNIPHLRKWVIANPAADAKILEYISQKGGPDVKHSLDVLLESYDYAKQIS is encoded by the coding sequence ATGAATATTAATATTGAACATTTAAATCAAGTACAAGAAAATACAGAAAATTTCCATAAAACACAAACAAAAGATCTACCACCAAAACCGCCAATTATTCTCACAGAACAAGTAGCATGCTGTGAAAATACAGACAAAGAAATACTTTGGCACATAGCGAGAAACATTCCGCACTTACGAAAATGGGTTATAGCAAACCCAGCCGCTGACGCAAAAATACTGGAGTATATTTCACAGAAAGGAGGTCCAGATGTTAAGCATAGCTTAGACGTACTTTTAGAAAGCTATGATTACGCGAAACAGATTTCATGA
- a CDS encoding C69 family dipeptidase: MACTTILVGRKASYDGSTLIARNEDSANGEFNPKRLVVVKPQDQPRVYKSVLSHVTVELPDNPMQYTSVPNADLREGIWGEAGVNEANVAMSATETLTSNERVLGADPMVELQKAQGKEGDADYKPEVPGGIGEEDFLTLVLPYIRSAREGVERLGALLEKYGTYEMNGVAFSDVNEIWWMETVGGHHWIAKRVPDEAYVVMPNQLGIDEFDLEDALGDQEEHMCSADLLEFIEENHLDLSVENASPFNPRDAFGSHSDADHVYNTPRAWFMERFLNPYDEVWDGKDADHKPDSNDIPWARQPERKVTVEDVKYVLSSHYQGTEYDPYDKLGDEHTRHLFRPIGINRQSQLAVMQIRPYVPEAFRTIQWMAYGSNPFNALVPFYPNVNETPKYLEDTTTRVTSENFYWENRIIAALADAAFNDTANAIERYQEVVGSLGHAMVKSTDAAAADLLGVSLKDYEPEREGNEGEDYDDLVRDPEAIIAELRNDKVREALAEANDDMAAKLKKETDSLLDTVLYITSMRMKNGFNRSDH, translated from the coding sequence ATGGCATGCACAACAATTTTAGTAGGACGCAAAGCGAGCTACGACGGATCCACGCTTATTGCGCGTAACGAAGACTCCGCAAATGGAGAGTTTAACCCAAAGCGCTTAGTAGTAGTTAAGCCACAAGACCAGCCTCGCGTTTATAAGTCCGTGCTTAGCCACGTAACAGTAGAGCTTCCAGATAATCCAATGCAATACACAAGCGTTCCAAACGCAGACTTGCGCGAAGGAATTTGGGGAGAAGCTGGCGTTAACGAAGCAAACGTGGCAATGAGCGCAACCGAAACGCTTACATCCAACGAGCGCGTGCTGGGCGCAGACCCAATGGTAGAACTTCAAAAAGCGCAAGGCAAAGAAGGTGACGCTGATTATAAGCCAGAAGTGCCTGGCGGAATTGGCGAAGAAGACTTCTTAACGCTTGTTTTGCCTTATATTCGTAGCGCTCGCGAAGGCGTTGAGCGTTTGGGCGCGTTGCTAGAAAAGTACGGCACTTACGAGATGAACGGCGTTGCGTTCTCGGATGTAAACGAGATTTGGTGGATGGAAACTGTTGGCGGACACCACTGGATTGCTAAGCGCGTTCCAGACGAGGCGTATGTTGTTATGCCAAACCAGCTTGGAATTGACGAGTTCGATTTGGAAGATGCTTTGGGAGACCAAGAAGAGCACATGTGCTCGGCTGATTTGCTTGAGTTTATTGAAGAAAACCACTTAGATTTGTCGGTAGAAAACGCTTCGCCATTTAATCCTCGAGATGCTTTCGGCTCTCATTCAGACGCTGATCATGTGTACAACACGCCGCGCGCGTGGTTTATGGAGCGTTTCTTGAATCCTTATGACGAAGTGTGGGATGGCAAAGACGCGGATCACAAGCCAGATAGCAACGATATTCCGTGGGCGCGTCAGCCTGAGCGCAAAGTGACGGTTGAAGACGTTAAGTACGTGCTTAGCTCGCACTATCAGGGAACTGAGTACGATCCTTACGACAAGCTTGGCGATGAGCATACTCGTCATCTTTTCCGTCCAATCGGCATCAATCGTCAAAGTCAGCTGGCTGTTATGCAAATCCGCCCTTACGTGCCAGAAGCGTTCCGCACAATTCAGTGGATGGCGTACGGCTCTAACCCATTTAATGCGCTTGTGCCGTTCTATCCAAATGTAAACGAAACTCCAAAGTATTTGGAAGATACGACTACTCGCGTAACAAGCGAAAACTTCTATTGGGAGAATCGCATTATTGCAGCTCTTGCGGATGCCGCATTTAACGACACTGCAAACGCGATTGAGCGTTACCAAGAAGTTGTCGGTTCCCTTGGTCACGCAATGGTTAAGTCTACGGATGCTGCTGCGGCAGATCTTCTTGGCGTTTCTTTGAAGGATTACGAACCAGAACGTGAAGGTAATGAAGGCGAAGATTACGATGATTTAGTTCGCGATCCTGAAGCAATTATTGCAGAGCTTCGTAACGACAAAGTGCGTGAAGCTTTGGCTGAAGCGAACGACGATATGGCAGCAAAGTTGAAGAAAGAAACAGATTCTTTGCTTGACACAGTGCTGTACATAACTAGCATGCGTATGAAGAATGGTTTTAATCGTTCCGATCACTGA
- a CDS encoding DNA polymerase III subunit delta', with product MDVWESVVGQAQVVERLKKVAQGDSSKIAQSWLICGSTGFGCAKVARAFAAALQSSGKIASNRAAENSATQINTQINTDKIASEVLAGTSPDVNILSTDKVTVSIDEVRELVSISEQMPSVAPWRIIIIEDVGRMLERTTNVLLKEIEEPAPRTIWILCAASAADVLPTIRSRSQIVNLVQPSDQDVQEYVQKCSNVDAKTAESVARIAQGNVDLAMLYATSERARSGREELVASVLRISSAIDAIMLAQTLIEDAKAQAEEEVQKSVEEEQSEFLRINGIKPTDKIPPKIRSAYNAIGKKDDVKRKVTRVSRDVLNRAIDAICSVYRDVLVVLNNAQLQTPLVNQEFKAEIIQLSKKITAERALKCLDALSVAKKRLAGNGNATLVFEALFCKL from the coding sequence ATGGACGTTTGGGAATCGGTAGTTGGTCAAGCGCAAGTTGTTGAACGCCTTAAAAAAGTAGCGCAAGGCGATTCAAGCAAAATCGCGCAATCATGGCTTATTTGCGGATCTACTGGATTCGGGTGTGCAAAAGTGGCAAGAGCGTTTGCAGCGGCATTGCAATCGAGTGGAAAAATCGCAAGCAACCGCGCCGCCGAAAACTCCGCCACTCAAATAAACACTCAAATAAACACAGATAAAATCGCAAGTGAAGTATTAGCTGGAACAAGCCCAGACGTAAACATTTTAAGCACGGACAAAGTTACAGTAAGCATTGACGAAGTGCGCGAACTCGTATCAATATCCGAGCAAATGCCAAGTGTTGCACCGTGGCGAATCATAATAATCGAAGACGTTGGGCGCATGCTTGAGAGAACAACAAACGTTTTGCTAAAAGAAATCGAAGAGCCAGCACCTCGCACAATATGGATTCTTTGCGCGGCAAGCGCGGCAGATGTTTTGCCAACAATTCGTTCCAGGTCTCAAATAGTGAATTTGGTGCAACCAAGCGACCAAGATGTGCAAGAATACGTGCAAAAATGCTCGAACGTTGATGCAAAAACAGCGGAGAGCGTTGCACGAATTGCGCAAGGAAACGTTGATTTGGCAATGCTTTATGCTACAAGCGAGCGTGCTAGAAGCGGGCGAGAAGAGCTTGTTGCTAGCGTTTTGCGCATTAGCAGCGCAATAGATGCGATTATGCTTGCGCAAACGCTAATCGAAGATGCTAAAGCGCAGGCAGAAGAAGAAGTGCAAAAATCTGTGGAAGAAGAGCAAAGCGAGTTTTTGCGCATAAATGGCATTAAGCCAACAGATAAAATTCCGCCTAAAATTCGTAGCGCATACAATGCGATTGGCAAAAAAGACGACGTTAAGCGCAAAGTGACTCGCGTAAGCAGAGATGTTCTAAACCGCGCAATAGATGCGATTTGCAGCGTGTACAGAGATGTGCTTGTTGTGCTAAACAATGCGCAATTACAAACGCCACTTGTGAATCAAGAATTTAAAGCAGAGATTATTCAGCTTTCTAAAAAAATTACAGCAGAGCGCGCGCTTAAATGCCTTGATGCGCTTTCGGTGGCTAAAAAGCGGCTTGCTGGCAATGGAAACGCAACGCTTGTTTTTGAAGCGCTTTTTTGCAAGCTGTAA
- the rsmI gene encoding 16S rRNA (cytidine(1402)-2'-O)-methyltransferase, translating to MRNEEDNLGKVVLAATPIGNMGDASSRLINLLETADIVAAEDTRRLYDLANRLGVHVSGQVIAYHDHNEHNKADGLLDKVEQGNTVLVVSDAGMPTINDPGLAIVRRAIERDLPVTCAPGPSAVLDALALSGLPTDRFCYEGFLPRKSGDRQQHLRSLLSERRTIVFYEAPHRIAESMEDLLAVFGADRKMALCRELTKDFEEIRRGTISQICKSVENDPPRGEIVLVIAGASDEEIKQRNIDLSVEQLAQMSYDLSQNEGLRIKDAITRIVSQNPLSDGSFANRKEVYAACLNIKS from the coding sequence ATGCGTAATGAAGAAGATAATTTAGGTAAAGTTGTTCTTGCAGCCACTCCTATTGGCAATATGGGAGATGCTTCATCGCGCTTGATTAATCTTCTAGAAACCGCGGATATTGTTGCAGCGGAAGACACGCGCAGGCTTTACGATCTTGCAAATCGCCTTGGCGTGCATGTTTCTGGGCAAGTTATTGCATATCACGATCACAATGAGCACAATAAGGCAGATGGCTTGCTGGACAAGGTTGAGCAAGGCAATACCGTTCTTGTTGTTTCCGACGCTGGTATGCCTACGATTAACGACCCAGGGCTTGCGATCGTTCGCCGTGCAATAGAGCGCGATTTGCCTGTTACTTGCGCTCCTGGGCCGAGTGCCGTACTAGATGCTCTAGCGCTTTCTGGCTTGCCAACAGACCGTTTTTGCTACGAAGGTTTTTTGCCGCGTAAATCTGGAGACAGACAGCAGCATTTGCGCTCGCTTCTTTCAGAGCGGCGAACAATCGTTTTTTATGAGGCGCCGCACAGAATTGCGGAGTCAATGGAAGATCTTCTTGCAGTTTTTGGCGCAGATCGCAAAATGGCGTTATGTCGCGAGCTTACAAAGGATTTTGAGGAAATAAGGCGAGGAACAATCTCTCAAATATGCAAAAGCGTAGAAAACGACCCTCCGCGCGGAGAAATTGTTCTTGTGATTGCGGGAGCTAGCGATGAAGAAATCAAGCAGCGAAACATTGATTTGAGCGTTGAACAGCTTGCGCAAATGTCTTACGATCTTTCGCAAAATGAGGGTTTGCGTATTAAAGATGCTATAACGCGTATTGTTTCACAAAATCCTCTTTCAGACGGTTCTTTTGCGAATCGTAAAGAAGTTTATGCTGCTTGTTTAAACATCAAGTCATGA
- a CDS encoding SdrD B-like domain-containing protein — protein MKMKIVTASLLTATLLTASLSSSALAQSSNDNAFTNRENIPTNKSSINNIDLIPAPTQHFGKPDGKLPEVRTSISYVDGDSTDNHADTNKTNKILRPGSKLTLRATAKFIVPEAGDVFRPYLRLAIPKILTVNANDFVVDAGSVANKVVQISDSKSFDNHNLGNYNLFDVYFNYNEWSSDFANEMPYLAAIKGVNHSGNVLSNGDVVKNNQTVSIEIPTVVDSNANTSDLVDLQNYKKGVKPLIQGRVSYMPFPTPIEYTSTIGGLKDFPNDKILQDNPCLVRSDLVTGWDGRDDYGFWFTGLSMETSGVDYDSRSTMVESQNGVWLPQLIPANIEHNQFVTIYRNGNDNNPIKLRFKIPFGSKDYTLNGTKQALKNHHLTVFRSPNNNAEARKIMGNIGIEKVAYENTEVFGDILDSKYFDGWGTVPEQSRPSELLISGEFNPDSTVFGPDNISNGIWMSGKASASIKSYYRALDCNDNYPDSTLKYPPIINKIQETVATYARSNRSKVSTVPIEIVIPASLSGRVWFDANHNGIQDKGESSIIGAKVQLVKQYGDSTVIDINGNEVKPITTTSPDGYYEFTNLLPGSYVVKFTLPEGSEYFGFTYTHKGSDSSVDSDAIPGEPVTDRSVIENVSSETDNSTSKNSYVGNISLSAGEDKKHIDAGAFKKDEPKDPKPNTEPKNPQPKHEDPKDPKQNPNPKDPKKDKPKSKDPKPKDPNPEKDKPKDPDNKPKQNPEPKKTDPKDYNPVKPDTPKSPDPKKDDPKPKDKPNNPNYQDRDVPDTKPEDPKKPDNPTKPKDDKSDTPKEPESKEPKDPKPNDEPKKDEPEDPDPKDTNPKSENPKDNENPKNPESKPDDPKSDTPKDPDTDDTESNDPPQYEDSQPKEDSSGPNHSEIRESDNPIPNINNDLDSNNSQSNESSFDNNNADFKQEHVRDKLVNTGVSTVFTAVASVAMLALGATNKIKSYFCKGKHRQ, from the coding sequence ATGAAAATGAAAATAGTGACAGCTAGCTTATTAACGGCCACGTTATTAACAGCAAGTTTATCTTCTTCGGCGTTAGCTCAGTCGAGCAATGATAATGCTTTCACTAATCGTGAGAACATTCCAACGAATAAATCCAGTATTAACAACATTGATTTAATTCCTGCTCCTACCCAGCATTTCGGCAAGCCAGATGGGAAACTTCCAGAAGTAAGAACTTCAATCAGCTATGTTGATGGAGATTCTACTGACAATCATGCGGATACGAATAAAACTAATAAAATTCTGCGTCCAGGTAGCAAGCTTACGCTCCGGGCTACAGCCAAATTTATTGTTCCTGAAGCTGGCGATGTTTTTAGACCATATCTTCGACTAGCCATTCCGAAAATTCTTACAGTAAACGCAAATGATTTTGTTGTTGATGCTGGCAGTGTTGCAAATAAAGTAGTACAGATTTCAGATTCTAAGTCGTTTGATAACCACAATCTCGGTAACTATAATCTTTTTGACGTCTACTTTAATTACAACGAGTGGTCCTCTGATTTTGCAAACGAAATGCCATACCTTGCTGCCATAAAAGGCGTGAACCACTCTGGCAATGTATTATCCAATGGTGATGTAGTAAAAAATAATCAAACAGTTTCCATTGAAATCCCCACAGTAGTCGACAGTAATGCAAATACTTCTGATCTAGTTGATTTGCAAAATTACAAAAAAGGTGTGAAACCATTAATCCAAGGCAGAGTGTCTTATATGCCTTTCCCAACGCCTATAGAATATACTTCGACAATCGGCGGATTAAAAGATTTTCCAAACGATAAGATACTTCAAGATAATCCATGCTTAGTGCGTTCGGATCTGGTAACTGGATGGGACGGCAGAGATGATTATGGATTCTGGTTCACTGGGCTATCTATGGAAACGAGCGGCGTCGATTATGACAGTAGAAGCACTATGGTTGAGTCGCAGAATGGTGTTTGGTTACCACAATTAATACCTGCAAATATTGAGCATAACCAATTCGTAACTATTTATCGCAATGGGAACGACAATAATCCGATTAAGTTGAGATTTAAAATTCCATTTGGTTCTAAGGACTATACTTTAAATGGAACTAAGCAAGCTCTTAAAAATCATCATTTAACAGTTTTCCGTTCGCCTAACAACAATGCTGAAGCTCGTAAAATTATGGGCAATATCGGAATAGAAAAAGTTGCTTATGAGAATACTGAAGTTTTCGGCGATATTTTGGATTCTAAATATTTCGATGGTTGGGGAACTGTTCCAGAACAAAGCAGACCTTCTGAATTGCTAATATCTGGAGAATTTAACCCAGATTCAACTGTGTTTGGTCCTGATAATATTAGCAACGGTATTTGGATGAGTGGAAAAGCAAGCGCATCTATAAAATCGTATTATCGTGCGTTAGATTGTAATGATAATTATCCAGATAGTACTTTGAAATATCCGCCAATTATTAACAAGATTCAGGAGACTGTTGCAACGTATGCGCGCAGCAATCGCAGCAAAGTTAGCACAGTTCCTATTGAAATCGTTATTCCTGCATCTTTGAGTGGACGCGTGTGGTTTGATGCTAACCATAATGGTATTCAAGATAAGGGGGAGTCGAGCATAATTGGTGCAAAAGTACAGCTTGTTAAACAGTATGGAGATAGTACAGTAATCGACATAAATGGCAATGAAGTTAAGCCTATTACCACTACTTCGCCTGATGGATACTACGAATTTACTAATTTGCTGCCAGGAAGCTATGTTGTTAAATTCACACTTCCAGAAGGTAGTGAATATTTTGGTTTTACATATACGCATAAAGGGTCAGATTCCTCTGTAGATTCTGACGCGATTCCTGGAGAGCCTGTAACGGATAGGTCTGTTATAGAAAACGTATCTTCAGAAACTGATAATTCAACTTCAAAAAACTCATATGTTGGCAATATAAGTCTTTCTGCTGGCGAAGATAAAAAGCATATTGATGCTGGAGCTTTTAAGAAGGATGAGCCTAAGGACCCTAAGCCAAATACTGAGCCTAAGAATCCGCAGCCTAAACATGAAGATCCTAAGGATCCTAAGCAAAATCCTAATCCGAAGGATCCTAAGAAGGATAAGCCGAAGTCTAAGGACCCTAAGCCTAAGGATCCTAATCCTGAGAAGGATAAGCCTAAGGATCCTGATAATAAGCCAAAGCAAAATCCTGAGCCGAAAAAGACTGATCCTAAGGATTACAATCCTGTAAAACCTGATACTCCTAAGTCTCCTGATCCTAAGAAGGATGATCCAAAGCCTAAGGATAAGCCTAATAATCCAAATTATCAGGATAGGGATGTACCTGATACTAAACCTGAAGATCCTAAGAAGCCTGATAATCCTACGAAACCTAAGGATGATAAGTCTGATACTCCTAAGGAGCCTGAGTCGAAGGAGCCTAAGGATCCTAAGCCTAATGATGAGCCTAAGAAGGATGAGCCTGAAGATCCTGATCCAAAGGATACTAATCCTAAGTCTGAAAATCCGAAGGACAATGAGAACCCTAAGAATCCTGAGTCTAAGCCTGATGATCCTAAGTCTGATACTCCTAAGGATCCTGATACTGATGACACAGAGTCTAATGATCCCCCTCAGTATGAGGATTCCCAGCCTAAGGAGGATTCTTCAGGACCTAATCACTCTGAGATTCGTGAATCAGATAATCCGATACCAAACATTAATAATGATTTAGATAGCAATAATAGTCAGTCGAATGAAAGTTCGTTTGACAATAATAATGCTGATTTTAAGCAAGAGCATGTGAGGGATAAGCTTGTAAACACTGGCGTAAGCACAGTTTTCACAGCTGTTGCGTCCGTTGCTATGCTCGCTCTGGGTGCTACAAATAAAATAAAGAGTTATTTCTGCAAGGGCAAGCACAGGCAATAA
- a CDS encoding alpha/beta hydrolase has product MKIIERQIKGIDGSNALLTGYVLDDNLDSEGDQTRPAVLILPGGGFLRVSNREAEPVAMKFAAAGFHAFVLRYSLVPSAHPTQLLEAAQAMQLIRNNAKEWHVDAQKVAIIGFSAGGHVAANLATSVSDDVEETNGYNANDVRPNALMLAYPVISAGEYAHKPTFDRLFGSVDSNTRAQLVEQLSLENHVDSKTPPVFVWQTITDQTVPVQNSIMFINACVKAGVSVEAHLFPKGPHGLALAVKETAKRDENGAVIPEFVQPEVQQWIDLACDWLRRTFAC; this is encoded by the coding sequence ATGAAGATTATAGAACGCCAAATTAAAGGCATTGACGGTAGTAACGCGCTTCTTACTGGATATGTTTTAGACGACAACTTAGATAGCGAAGGGGATCAAACACGCCCAGCAGTGCTGATTTTGCCAGGCGGCGGATTCTTGCGCGTTTCTAATCGCGAAGCAGAACCTGTTGCTATGAAGTTTGCTGCTGCTGGATTCCACGCATTTGTTCTGCGCTATTCTCTTGTGCCTAGTGCACACCCGACTCAGCTTTTGGAAGCAGCACAAGCTATGCAATTGATTCGCAATAATGCAAAAGAATGGCATGTAGATGCGCAAAAAGTGGCGATTATTGGATTCTCTGCAGGAGGCCATGTTGCAGCAAATCTTGCGACTAGCGTTAGCGACGATGTTGAAGAAACAAATGGATACAACGCAAATGATGTTCGTCCAAACGCTCTTATGCTTGCTTACCCAGTGATTTCCGCTGGCGAATACGCACATAAGCCAACTTTCGACCGTCTTTTTGGAAGCGTAGATTCTAACACTCGCGCGCAACTCGTTGAACAGCTTTCGCTTGAAAACCACGTTGATTCTAAGACTCCACCTGTGTTCGTTTGGCAAACGATTACAGACCAAACGGTTCCAGTTCAAAACTCAATTATGTTTATTAATGCTTGTGTTAAAGCTGGCGTAAGCGTGGAAGCACATTTGTTCCCTAAGGGTCCGCACGGCTTGGCTTTGGCTGTTAAAGAAACTGCTAAGCGCGATGAAAATGGCGCAGTGATTCCTGAGTTTGTACAGCCAGAGGTTCAGCAGTGGATTGATCTTGCTTGCGATTGGCTTCGTCGCACATTTGCGTGCTAA
- the tmk gene encoding dTMP kinase: MAIGLKNSGLSGLNKGLFISFEGIDGVGKTTQVEALRDFLQARGLEVVVTREPGGTPLGEQLRNILLHGGAISARTEALLFAADRAQHAAQIIIPALRRGAVVITDRYIDSSLAYQSGGRELTMQDVRDLSEWASNCLWPNRTYLLDMSEKDAAVRLHGQADRMESAGLDFARRTREAFLDLAKQNAQRFCVLDATLPACDLSKLIAKDMCELMDNAGIGDKKSPEAPENQGF, from the coding sequence ATGGCTATAGGTCTTAAAAACAGCGGGCTTAGCGGTTTAAACAAAGGTCTTTTTATATCTTTTGAAGGTATAGACGGCGTTGGGAAAACCACGCAAGTTGAGGCTTTGCGTGATTTTTTGCAAGCACGCGGACTTGAGGTTGTTGTAACGAGAGAGCCTGGCGGAACACCGTTGGGCGAACAGTTGCGCAACATTCTTCTACACGGCGGAGCGATTTCTGCGCGCACCGAGGCGCTTCTGTTTGCTGCGGATCGCGCTCAACATGCTGCGCAAATCATCATCCCAGCCTTGCGGCGCGGTGCGGTGGTTATAACGGACCGTTACATTGACTCATCGCTAGCGTATCAGTCTGGGGGGCGTGAGCTCACTATGCAAGACGTGCGCGATTTAAGCGAGTGGGCATCTAATTGCCTTTGGCCCAATCGCACGTATTTGCTAGATATGAGCGAGAAAGATGCTGCTGTGCGATTGCATGGGCAGGCGGATCGCATGGAAAGTGCAGGGCTTGATTTTGCGCGCCGCACGCGTGAAGCGTTCTTAGATCTTGCTAAACAAAATGCGCAAAGATTTTGCGTTTTAGACGCCACTTTGCCAGCTTGCGACTTATCTAAGTTGATTGCTAAAGACATGTGCGAGTTGATGGATAATGCTGGAATAGGTGACAAAAAATCGCCAGAAGCCCCAGAAAATCAAGGATTTTAG
- a CDS encoding formate--tetrahydrofolate ligase codes for MSILDSFTTQFGLVKKIDAFGFMDYLKKNPSEQKKHGKVLLVTADTPLKASRGEGKTTTTIALVDALRERGVDAAAVLRQPSMGITAAGSKGGASGGGKSSLSHPELIDWGLCGEMAAIECAQNLLVSFAEKAIDEGILDTILVPRVSEVPSRSLRSIAVDFGKSTVAERVVLTPTCELMQIVVLSRSMEEIANRVAAMIAGTKDGNPVKFGDFVDLWRITNILADAVKPAKTETINGSPIYVHCGPFANVSLGIPSLVSVEMACALHDVVVVEAGYGTDAGAQKWLDIAAREFGAKWPAAAVVVTRATTWRDDETLAWRYPFHVSRLESLDIPTFPLINLWEGEDGQVPDLLEQAKTLGFRKPIVGNLFRDGGDGLADQLDDFVSVITADAETKVPESRRGKSLRERINLLCSEAYGVPAERVIDKAGFADSLKEAQDLCNKAGVDFDSLALVAVKSPATMTDDDHAPEDSRTVTLKKVEVHAGAGVVQVNLTSSLTTPMPKIV; via the coding sequence ATGAGCATTCTTGATTCGTTTACTACGCAATTTGGATTAGTTAAAAAAATAGACGCCTTCGGATTTATGGATTATTTAAAGAAGAATCCAAGTGAGCAAAAAAAGCACGGTAAAGTGCTACTCGTTACAGCTGATACTCCTCTTAAGGCTTCTAGAGGAGAAGGCAAAACAACTACCACTATTGCGCTGGTAGACGCGTTGCGCGAACGCGGGGTAGATGCGGCGGCTGTTTTGCGCCAGCCAAGCATGGGCATTACTGCAGCGGGTTCAAAAGGCGGCGCTAGCGGCGGCGGAAAGTCCTCACTTTCGCACCCTGAGCTAATCGATTGGGGATTGTGCGGAGAAATGGCTGCCATTGAATGTGCGCAGAATTTGCTTGTTTCTTTTGCAGAAAAAGCGATTGACGAGGGTATTTTAGACACGATTTTAGTGCCGCGCGTAAGTGAAGTACCTTCAAGATCTTTGCGTAGTATTGCTGTTGACTTTGGCAAGAGCACGGTTGCGGAGCGCGTTGTGTTAACGCCAACTTGTGAGCTTATGCAAATTGTAGTGCTTTCGAGAAGCATGGAAGAAATCGCAAATCGCGTTGCTGCCATGATTGCTGGCACAAAAGACGGGAATCCTGTTAAATTTGGCGATTTTGTTGACTTGTGGCGAATCACAAATATTCTTGCCGATGCTGTAAAGCCTGCAAAAACTGAGACGATTAATGGTTCTCCGATTTATGTTCATTGCGGGCCATTTGCCAACGTATCTCTTGGTATTCCAAGCCTTGTAAGCGTTGAAATGGCTTGTGCGTTGCACGATGTTGTTGTTGTGGAAGCAGGCTATGGCACGGATGCTGGTGCGCAAAAGTGGCTAGATATTGCTGCTCGCGAATTTGGCGCAAAGTGGCCTGCTGCTGCGGTTGTTGTTACTCGTGCAACTACTTGGCGAGATGACGAAACGCTTGCGTGGCGTTACCCGTTCCACGTTTCGCGCCTTGAGTCGCTTGATATTCCTACTTTCCCTCTGATTAATTTGTGGGAAGGGGAAGATGGACAAGTTCCAGATTTGCTTGAGCAAGCTAAGACTTTGGGATTCCGTAAGCCGATTGTTGGTAATCTTTTCCGAGATGGCGGAGATGGCTTGGCGGATCAGCTAGACGATTTTGTGTCTGTGATTACCGCTGATGCTGAAACGAAAGTTCCAGAAAGTAGGCGAGGAAAGTCGCTTCGCGAGCGCATTAATCTGCTTTGCTCCGAGGCGTATGGTGTGCCTGCTGAGCGCGTAATCGACAAAGCAGGTTTTGCTGATTCGTTGAAGGAAGCGCAGGATTTGTGCAATAAGGCTGGTGTTGATTTTGATAGCTTGGCTCTTGTTGCTGTAAAGTCGCCAGCAACCATGACTGATGACGATCACGCGCCTGAAGATTCTCGCACTGTAACTTTAAAGAAAGTAGAAGTTCACGCTGGAGCTGGGGTTGTTCAAGTCAACCTTACATCTTCACTAACAACGCCAATGCCAAAAATCGTGTGA
- a CDS encoding YbhB/YbcL family Raf kinase inhibitor-like protein codes for MNISADFTTIPDNFAKAAPEENKINGVPVVSFPFYVDKLPDFVHYLHWRFVDDDAIPVCGFQWIHWVVANVPVEALMFDFNDSRALQIPQDFSRTMPTMIPEVVQGRNSQASRFVGCTDPAITMRYNGPQPPDKDHDYMLEVFGTQKPLANLKEGFYLNEMMNEIRHYDSYVDVNGLYLRGKA; via the coding sequence ATGAATATTTCTGCAGATTTCACCACTATTCCAGACAACTTTGCAAAAGCTGCGCCGGAAGAAAACAAGATTAACGGCGTTCCAGTCGTATCTTTTCCATTTTATGTAGACAAGTTGCCTGATTTTGTGCACTACTTGCATTGGCGATTTGTAGACGACGACGCTATACCAGTGTGCGGATTCCAGTGGATTCATTGGGTTGTAGCAAATGTTCCAGTGGAAGCGCTTATGTTTGACTTTAACGACTCGCGCGCTTTGCAAATTCCGCAAGACTTTTCTCGCACAATGCCAACCATGATTCCAGAAGTTGTACAAGGGCGAAACTCGCAAGCTAGCCGATTTGTGGGATGCACGGACCCTGCGATTACAATGCGCTACAATGGCCCGCAGCCGCCAGACAAGGATCACGACTACATGCTAGAAGTGTTCGGCACGCAAAAGCCTCTTGCAAATCTTAAAGAGGGCTTCTACCTTAACGAAATGATGAATGAAATCAGGCATTATGATTCGTATGTAGACGTTAACGGATTATATTTGCGAGGAAAAGCTTAG